Within Amycolatopsis sp. FDAARGOS 1241, the genomic segment CGCGGGCATCACCTCGACCATCGGCAGCCCGGCCACCGACCCGCTGGTGATCTCCGCCGGCGCGACCACGGACAACCGGCTTTACGCGCAGACGACCTACGCCGCGTTCCCCTTCTCCAACGGGAAGTGGACCAGCGACAACATCTCCGCGCTGTCGTCGTCGGGCATCACCCAGGACGGGCGCACCATCGACCTGGTCGCCCCTGGTGAAGGCAACTGGGCCGACTGCGCGCCGGCCTACGCCGAATGCCGCGACTTCAAGACCGTGCCGCAGCCGACGGACCTCGAGTCCTTCGGTGGCACCAGTGAATCGGCTCCGCTGACCGCCGGTGTCGCCGCCCTGGTGATCCAGGCCTACCGCGGCACGCACCACGGCGCGTCGCCGACACCGGCGCAGGTGAAGCAGTTCATCACCGGCACCACGCGTGACCTCGGCCTGCCGGCCGACGAGCAGGGTTCCGGTCTGCTCGACGCGCGCGCAGCCGTCGAAGCGGCGCTCACCTCGCCCGGCACCAGCGGTGCCCCGGCGGGTGTGTCGTCGAACATCGCGCTGTCGGCCGACCAGCTCACGCTGGAGGGTGCACCGGGCAGCACGCAGAAGGCCACGGTGAACGTGACCAACGTCGGAAACAAGCCGCTGACCGTCACGGCGGGCACGCGGTCGTTCGCGCCGCAGGGGACGCAGACGCAAACCACCGCGTTCGACTCGAAGACGCTGCCGACGTTCCCGTACTACAACGGCACCGACTGGGCCTACAAGAAGGTCACGTTCAGCGTGCCGGCCGGGGCGCAGCGCCTGCTGGCCCGGATGGCGTGGCAGGGCAGCCCGAAGACGGTGAACGGCCAGTCGGTGACCCCGGTCGTGCGGCTGACGCTGCTGGCGCCGGACGGCACGTTCGTGGCCAACAGCCGCCCGCAGGGCGGCGCCGCGACCGCGAACTACGCGAACGTCGACGTCACGCGCCCGGCTGCGGGCACGTGGACCGCGGTGCTGTACTCGGCCGCCGGCGCGACCGGCTACACCGGCGACATCCAGCTGGCCACGTCCACGCAGCGAACGGTTCCGTACGGCCAGGTCTCCCCGGCCGTGCTGACACTGAAACCGGGCCAGACCAAGCCGGTGAAGGTCTCGCTGGCCACACCGGCTTCGGGTGGCGACGCGGATTACTCGATCACCTTCGGCAGCTCCGACGGCCACCAGACCACGGTGTCCGCCGTGCTGCGCTCGCTGATCCCCACCGACAACGGCAAGGGTTCCTTCAGCGGCACCATCACGGGCGGCAACGCGCGGGCGGTTTCGCCGGCGCAGACGTTCTCGTACGAGTTCGACGTCCCGAAGGGCAAGAAGGACCTCGACGTCGCGGTGAAGCTGCAGGACCCGGGCACCGTCCTCGACGGCGTGCTCGTGGACCCGAACGGTGAGCTGGCCGACGTGAACAGCAACGTGTTCCTGAACTCGCCGACCACGCTGCTGCAGGGCACGGGGCTGCAGCTGACGGACGCGAACCCGCTGCCGGGCCGTTGGCACCTCGTGCTCGTGGTGCAGAACCCGGTGACGGGCAAGCAGCTCGAGCAGCCGTTCACCGGCACGGTGGGCTTCGACCAGGTCGTGGTCAGCGCGCCCGCGCTGCCGAACTCGGCGGCGAAGAAGCTCGCCGCCGGGCAGGCCGTGCCGGTGCCGGTGACGGTCCGCAACACGGGCGTCGAGCCGATCGCGATCGGCGTGGACGCGCGGACGAACGCGCAGCAGACCCTGCAGCCGCAGCCCATCCAGGGCTCGACCGAGGTGAACCTGCCAGAGTTCAACGCCGACGCGCCGGTGTATTCGATCCCGCCCGACACCAGCAAGTTCACGGTCGCGACCTCGTCGAGCGTGCCGGCGCAGGTGGAGCTGCAGGGCTCGGCCGCGGGCATCGACGTGCTCGGTGACCTGCAGGCCGCGCAGGCCGGCAGCACCGTCTCCGTCGCGACGATCGGGGAGAAGCAGGGTTACGTCACGAAGGGCGTCTGGTTCGCCGACGTGCAGGAGATCGGCCCGTTCGGCGCCTCGGGCGCCCCGGCCGGCCACGCCTCCTACACGGCGTCGATGCGCACCGCGGGCTTCGACTCCGCGGTCACGTCGTCCACCGGCGACCCGTACGACCAGTCGGTGGACCCGAACGGCACGGGCGGCTCGCCGCTCATCGTCTCCCCGGGCCAGACGGTGACGGTCACCGTGACCATCACCCCGTCGGGCAAGGGCGGTGCCTCGGTGGCCGGCCACCTCAACCTGGTGACCGTCCCGACCCTCCCGACCGGCGTGACGGGCCTCCCGCAGGTCGGCACCGGCGAGGTGCTGGCGACTCTGCCGTACAGCTACAAGATCGGCTGAGTTTCGCCGCAGAAGTGATGCCGGGCCGTCAGTCCATTCCGGACTGACGGCCCGGTTCGCGCCGCTGCCTCAGTGGTCGCGGTGCGGAATTCGACGAGACGAACCGGCATACCGCACGACTCGCCCTCAGGCATGCCGTTTGCCGTACGTACCCGCGGGCAGTGAAGCCCGAGACTGATCCGGTTTCGTTGTACCCGCAGTACAGAACTCGCGTCGATCGCAAACGTCGTTGCGGCCCGTCGCCGCGCCGGCCACGGGCGCACCCATCGCCAGCAGGGCGATGGTTCTGCCGACCGCCGACGACACCTGGATCAGGCTTGTGGTACGCCGCGACCTCGAACCGTCGCGTCGAGTCCCGGCTCCGGCCGGACGCCGTCCTGCCTGGAAACTCGCTGCCTCAGCGGTCGTAGTACTGCGTCGGCGGCGGGGGTGGCTCGTGCCACTGCCGGGTGGGGGCGTTCGGGTCGGCGTGGCGCGAAGCGCGCTTGCGCCGGTGCAAGGTGCGCGCGTTGGCGGCCATGCTGTTGACCACGATGGCGATCACGAGGCCGATCACGAGGTTGATAGCGGCGGTCGCGATCTTGGCGCTCAGATCGACCGTCAGCGTGAGCGGGAGGACCACCGCGATGAGCGTCACGAGCACCATGATCCAGCCGAAGAACTGGCTGGGCGCCGGCGTCGCGACGCTGAGCAGGTGCATCAGGCCCGTGGCGGCGAGCGCGGCACCCGCCGCGATGAGCGCGTAGGTCGTGGTGCTGGCGGGGACCCACACGCCCTCGCCCTTCGGGGCGAGCACCGGCACGTCGAAGATGCCCCGGGCGATCAGCAGGCCGACGATCGCGACGAGTGCGGCGACCACGGCCGTGGCGACACCGCCCGCCCAGAGCCGGGCCGCGTCGATGCCCGGCCGGACGTCCTGGTCGTAAGGGTTCTGCGCCATCACGGATCCCTCCGGTTTGGAAGCTGTCCCCTCGATTGTCACGCTAAGCGGGCTGGTTCGCCTGCTCGCGTTTCCCCCACCGCCGCAACCGGAAAGCCAGCACGACGAGCATGATCCCGTACACCAGCGCGTAAATGCCGACGAGCAGGGCGATCCCGTACGCCCCCGCGATCGGGTGGAACAGCACCAGCACGCCCGCGATCACGGACACCACACCGGCGAAGACGAGGAACCCCTCGCCCGTGATCTGCTTGCGCAACCGGATCGCGGCGACGATCTCGGCGACGCCCGTGACCACCGCCCACGCGCCGACGACGATCGCCAGCACGAGGATCGTCACGCCCGGCCACACGAGCGCCACCACACCGGCGGCCAGCCCGAGCACACCGAACAACGCGTACGCGGCCCGGTGCATCCCATCGCCGGGCCGGAACGCTTGCATGAACGCGCCCACCGCGTCGACGAGCGCGTAGATGCCGAAGACGAACGCCAGCGCCAGCGCCGTGACCCCGGGCCAGAGCAGCGCGATGATGCCGAACACCACCGCGAACCCCCCGCGCGCGAGAACCCATCCCCACGTCTGCCGCGGATCCAGTACGGCACTGCCCAGAGGAGTGACTACGTATCCGGGCATGACGCCTCCCTGACGCGATGCTGACCAGGGAAAACGTTAGCAGCGCAGGAAGATCGAAGCACGGTCACTTCGTTCACCCGATCGATGAACGAAGCGTCCGAAGAGGACGTCAGAAGCTCACCGGCAGCGCCGCGAGCCGCCACGTGCCGGGGTCCGGTGCGCGCCGGACGTCTCCCAAGCGCAGCGAAGGGAACCTCCGCAGCAGCCCCCGCAACGCGACCTCCGATTCGACCCGGGCGAGCGCCGCGCCGAGGCAGAAGTGCGGCCCGTGCGCGAACCCGAGGTGCCCGCTCGCCGCGCGGCGGACATCGAGGCGCTCGGGGTCGGCGAACACGCGCGGGTCGCGGTTGGCCGCGGCGATGGCGGCCGACACGGGTTCGCCCGCGCGGATCGCGATGCCGTGCAGGTCGAGGTCCTCGGTGGCCTGCCGCGGGATCGTCAGCAGCTGCGGTCCGCACCAGCGCATCAGCTCGTCGATCGCGCCGGGCCACACCTCGGGTTCGGCGGTCAGCACGGCGAGCTCGTCCGGGTGCGTCAGCAGCGCTGCCACGGCGTTGGCGATGAAGTTCGCGGGCGTCTGCCCGGCGAGCACGAGCTGCCAGACCAGCGTGACGAGCTCCGCCTCCGCCAGCCCCTCGGTTCCGGCGAGCAGCTCCAGGAACTCGCTCGCGGGCGGGGAGGTCAGGCCGCGGGCGCCGTCGATGATGCCGGGCACGGCGGCGGAGAACCCCGCGCCCGAGCCGCCGACCACGTTCTGCCCGTACTCGTGCCAGCGTGGCCGGTCGGCCTCCGGCACGCCGACGAGCTCGCAGATCACCTCCATCGGCAACGGCTGTGCGAAGCCGGTGAGCAGGTCTTCCGGCTGGTTGTCGAGCAGGCGCTCGACGATGGGCTCGATCCGGGAGCGGAATTCCGCCGCGCGACGGGCCGTGAACGCGGGTGCGAGGAGCCGGCGCAGCCGCTGGTGTTCGGCGCCCTCCATCTCCTGCATGGTCCGCAGGTACGGGCGGCAGTGCGCGGGTACGTCGAGCCGCTGGTAGCTGCCGGGGCCGAGCGCGAACCGCGGGTCGGTGAGCAGCTCGCGGGCGTCGGCGTGCCGGGTCAGCACCCACAGCGGGCCGAAGCCGGGACCGACGAGCTTGGCGACGGGCCCTTGCTCGCGGGCGGCATTGTAGACCGCGAACGGGTCGCGGTGCACGGCGGGGTCGGTCAGGTCGATCTCGGGGACCATGGGGTCCTCCTCACTCGGATGTTCTTGTCAGATGGTCACATCATATGGGTGCGGGCGCTATCGTGACCGGCACCGAGCACGAGGAGGACGATGGCCCGGCTGAGCAGGGCGGAAGCGCAGGAGCGCAACCGGGCGAAGGTGCTCGGCGCCGCGCGCGACGAGTTCACCGAACGCGGCTTCCGCGACGCGAAGATCGACGTGATCGCCGAACGGGCCGAGCTGACGCGCGGCGCGGTCTACTCGAACTTCCCCGGCAAGCGCGCGCTGTACTTCGCCGTGCTGGCGGAGGAGGCCGAGCGCGTGGCGGCCGGGCCGGCCGGTGACCCGGGGCTCACCCCCGGTGAAGCGCTGGGCGCGCTGGCCCGCGCGTGGGTCGCGCGCCTACCGCTCGCCACCGACCCCGGGTCACGTCTCGGCGTGGACCTGGTGCCGGAGATCCTGGCCGACGAGCTCACCCACCGCCCGTACGCGCAACTGATGCGCTTCGAGGCGATCGTCCTCGGCCTCGCGCTCGAGCGGCTCGCCCCCGCGGCGGGCCGGCTCGTGCGCGTTGCCGAACTGGCGCTCACGACGTTGCACGGCGCGAGCCGGCTCGCGGCCGCCGCGCCGGGATTCGGCGAGCCGTTCAACGTGGTGCGCTCGTGCGAGTCGCTGCCCTCGCTCGGGCTGGCCGACACCTGGCCCGACGTACCGCCGATCGTGGCGCAGCCCCGGCCGGTGGACGAGCCGTGGGTGCCGCCGGCCGCGTTCGACTCGCTGCACGGCAGGCCGGCGCCCTTGACCGGCGACGGCGTGATCGCGGTCCTCGGCCTGCACCGGCTGTCGGCCGTGGAGGAAGCCGTGCGGGCCGCACCGCCGGACGCCACGGTGACCGTCGCCGTCGTCACGGGCTCGGCGCCCGAGCTGGCACCGCTGACGCACCTCGTGCTGGCCGAAGTGCGCGGCCACCTGCGCCAGTCGTTCCCCGCGCCGGCGTGGCCCCGCCTCCAGGTCGTCCGCGACGACGCCGGCGCCCTCGCGTCCGCCGCCGGCGTCTCCGCCGTGAGCGACGCGACGGAAACGGCGGTGCGCGTGAGAACCGGGCGCGTCGTCCTGCGCGCCGAGGGCTTCGGGGCGTGCCACGCCGCTGCGGCGGGCTGAGTTCGGGGCACTCTGCTGCCCGTTCGTACGCGTCTCTTCACGCAACGGCTGAAGGAGCGGACAGCGTGCTCACCCCATTCCTGGCCGGCGCCCTGCTGACCACAGCTCTGTCCGCGCCGGCCTTTGTCCCGACCGGGCGCCGTCGGCTGGTCCCTGGCGCCCTCGGGGCCGCCGCGGGCGGTTGGATCGACGTTGAAAACCATGCCGCGCAAGGCAACGGCCCCTCCGGCCCCGTCACGTACACCGCCACTTTCCCTTGCACCGACGGCCGCGTGGCAACGGCGACATTCACGGTCACCGGGCCCACCTCGCCGCCTTCTTCATCCGCCGCCCTGCGCCGCACCCACCGAAACCCGCACACCGGCGGCGCCCGCGCCCCAGGTGAAGGTCCTGCCGGCGGGTGAACCCCAGACGGGCGCGGGAAATCTGGCGACTTCGTTCGTGAAGCTGGTGTCCACTGAGGACAATTACCTCACCAGGCGGAGTCGGACCGTACGCCGCGGTCGTACCAGTCGTCGTCGGTGGGTGGGGTGGAGGGGGCGGGTGGGGGTGGGGCGTCGGAGGAGCGGTTGCGGACGTACGCGCCGTCCGGGGAGGGCAAGTCGTCGGCAGGCGGTGCATCGGCAGGCGGTGCATCGGCAGGCGCGGCGGTCACCGGCGAGAAGCCGGCCCGCCACCGCAGCCGGTCCATGACGTAGCCGGCCGTACCCAGCGGGGCGAGCAACGCCGCCGTTCGCTGGGCTGATTCGCGTTGCGCCGCCGCGTAGGTCGCCAGCACCGAGGCCGCCAGTTCGGCGGGCGAGAGGCCGGCCACGGCGTCCGAGAGGTGCAAGCGGGTCAGGACGCCGTCCGTGTTGACCGTCGCCGTGACCGTGCCGTCGGGGGAGGTGGCGTCCACCGACAGCGCGGTCAGGGCGGCGACCAGGGAATCGCGGTCGGTCACGTCAGTCGAGCCGGGACGGGGTCATCGGGCGCGACAGGCCGCCGTCCGGGGCGATGTCGACGTTCTCGCGGCGGGCGTTGTCCTCGGTGCGCTTCGAGGTGTGTGTGGTCTCGAACGCATCCGGGTCGAAGGTCGCGCCGGGGCTGACGTCAGGCGGGGTCGGGATTTCGGGCAGTGCGTCGGCCTTTTCGCGGATCTTCGCGACGAGGTCGCCGGTCGAGTCGTGCATGGCCGTGCGCAGCTTGTCGACGTTGTCGAAGAAGCTCTGGTAGATGTCGTTGGCGTTGTCACCCTCGATGCGAGCCGTGCCCTCGGCGACGACTTCGCTGAGGCCCGCGCCGGCACCGGCCACCGCGGCCTGCGTGCCCGCCGCCGCCAGCGTGATCTCCACGCCCGCCGCGGCCGGGGTCGCGACGGCGGCGAGCAAGCCGATCAGCGCGGCGCTGAAGGCGGTGGTCATCACCTTCGACAGCGAGATCTCCCCCTCTTTCGCCTTCGCCTCCTGGTACTTCTGCGCCGTGTCCTTGAACGTCGCTGCGAGGTTCGTCAGGTCACGGCGCGCGCCCCACACCGCGTCGCGCGCGGCGACGACGTCGCTCTCCAGCACGGAGATCTCCGTGGCCATCTGGTCGTAGGTCTCCGACAGCCGGTCGAGGTAAGTTTTCACGTCCTCGGCCGCGTCGCCGCGCCAGCTGGTCATCAGCTCCTTGGCCCGGCGCAGCTCGGTGATCGAGTGCCGGCCGAGGTTCTTCCAGACGAGCTCGTAGTCGTTGATCATCGCCTGCAGCCCGTCGCCCTGGTCGGTCAGATCGGCCGACGAGAAGTCGCGGAACACGTCCACGACCTCCTCCTGGCGCTGCCGGTAGATCTCGTCCGTGAGGGCGAACGAGAAGTACTCCGCGTAGCGCAGGTACTGCAGCCCGTCGAGCGCGTCGTTCGCGCCGTCGAGCAGATCGTCGCTCACGCCGGAGAGCAGCCCCGTCCGGTCGTCGTCGGGCGAAGAGGGCTGCAGCCCGAAGTACCCGTCCACCATCACGCACCCCAGCCGGGCACGCGGCGCAGGCCGGCCTGCGCGTTCTCGTCCGCCGCCTCGTAGATCTCGGCCACGCGCTGCAGCGCCACACTCGACTCGTGCGTCGAGTACGCCAGTTTCTCCAGCGCCTCCTGCACCTTCTGCCGGTGGTACTCATACGCCGCCGCGACCGAGCGCATCCCGAGCGTGCGGCCGAACGCCGTCGTCGGGCCGCCCCCGAACGGCGTCACCGCGCCGAGGATCGCGTCGACGCCCGCGGCTTCCGGCACGTCCTCCTTCTTCACCCCGCCGGCGGCCGCGCTCGCGGCGTCACCGGCGTCGGCGACGAACCCGCTCGCCTTGCGCAGGTCGTCGAGGTCGGTCTCGAAACCGATCACTGGCACATCCCCCAATCCACACCGATCCCCACCCCCAGTGGTGAAAGACATCGACGACGCAGACCCCGGTTTCGTTCAGCCGGACCCGCGTCAAGTGGTCCAGATCACTGTACCGCCACGCGCCGGGGAAGCCACGGGACCACCGGCGACGTGCGCTTCTGGTACTCCGCGTACTCGGGGTACCGGCCGCGCGTGATGCTCTCGGTGAAGATCGTCGAGCCGACGAACAGCAACGTCAACAACACCGCACCCGCGATCGTCCACGGGACACCGCCGAACGCGATCGCGCCGAACCCGAAGACCAGCCACCACTGCGCCTGCTCGAAGAAGAAGTTCGGGTGGCGCGAAAACCGGAACAGCCCCGTCTGCAGGAACCGCGGGTCCGGCACGCGGCCGGCGGCGCTTTCGCGCTTCTTCCACTGGTGGAAGGTCCACTGCTGCTGGTCCGCGACCGTCTCCCCCACCAGGCAAGCGAGGAAGAGCACCGCGACCACGACGTCGCCCGCGCCGAAGGCCGTGCGGTTCTCCAGCGCGGTCCACGCGGGCAGCGTGATCAGGAGCAGGATCGCGTTCTGGTAGATCGTGATGAAGAAGAAGTTGAAGACCTGGAACTGCCAGGGCGCCATCTTCCCGCGCAGCACCACCCAGCGGTAGTCCTCACCGCCGCGCGCGTAACCGCCCTTGCGGGCGAAGTTGAACGTCAGCCGCGCGCCCCAGAGCACCACGAGGACGAACAACACGTCGAGCCGCGCGTCGGCGAAGCCCGCGAAACCGGCGAAGATCCCGACGTACGCCACGGGCACCAGCGACCAGATCCGGTCCACCCACGAGTACTCCCGGGTGAGCACCGAAAGCACCCAGCACAGCGCGCAGACACCGGCGAAGACCCACAGGCAGACCTGGAACGCGTTCACGGGCCCACTCTAACCGGCCACACCGACAGAACCAGGCCTGATCCGTCCGCTTAGGATCGACGGATGACCACCCCGGCGAACCTGCCGCTGCGCCGACGCGGGATCGATGTCTTCTTCGCGATCGTGTTCGCCGCGTTCACCGTCACCTCGCTCATCAGCGACCTCCTGCCCACGGTCGGGGTGGACTTCTCGCGCCCGTCGAGCAACTTCTTCGTCAACTCCAACTACTGGTACGCCCACGACGCCGACGTGCTGTTCATGCACCCGCCGGACTGGATGCGGATCGTCACGGGGCTCTCGGCGTTCGTGTACATGCCCTTCTACGTCGTGCTCGTCGCGTGCTTGCTCGCGGGCAAGAACGGGATCCAGCTCTTCGCCGTGATCTACGCGACGATGATCGTCACGCTCACCGGCGTCGTCGTGTTCGGCGTGGAGTTCTTCGGCGACCCCGCGCTGCGCACGGACAACCCCGCGAAGTTCCTCGCGTTCAACCTCCCGTATGTGCTCGTGCCGCTGCTCCTGCTGATCCGCATGCGCAAGCCGCTGCCGTTCACGCGCCGGTTCTGACCAGCTCGCGCAGCTGGAACTTCTGGATCTACCCGCTCGCCGCGCGCGGCAGCCCGGCCAGCACCCGAGCCGCTCGGGCCAGTTCTGCTTGGCGACGCGCTTGCCCTCGAGGAATTCCCGCGTCGCCTCGAACGTCAGCTCCGCAGCGCCGTCGCGCAGCGTCACGCACGCGCAGGCGCGCTCCTGCAGCGGGTCCGGCGTCGCGACCACGGCGACGCCCGTCACGTCCGGGTGCTCGTACAGCACGTTCTCCACGTAGGCCACGGGAGTGTTCTCGCCGCCGCGGATGATCGCGTCCCTGGTGCGGCCACGGATGTTCAGGTACCCGTCGGCGTCGATCGTGGCCAGGTCGCCGGTGTCGAACCAGTCGCCGGCGAAGCTCGCGCGCGTCAGCTCCGGGCGATCGGCGTAGCCGGCGAACAGGAACGGGCCCGTCAGACCACGACCTCGAACCTGTCGCGCGGCAGGTGCTCGACCAGTGGCCCGTCGTCGCCTTCGATCCCGGCCCCGGGACACGCTGTGACGGCGCAGCAGGGTGGTGATCGCGGGCACCAGGCTCCACAACCCTCAGGCAGGCCATCTCCGCGAGAGCGACTCGCTCAGCTCGGCAGTTCTGGTCCAGGCTTGGGCCAGGATTCTTGCGTTGTGGGGGTGGTGGCAGCCGCGTTCGCGGGCCCGGTGGTAGGAGCCACGGGCACCGGGGTTGGCGCGCATGGTGTTGGGCCCACTCGATGAGCGCGGCTCGGAGCTGTTTGTTCGCGGCCGCGACGGTAGGTGACGTGATGGGCGCGCCAGATCGGCGGGCCCGCAGCGACGCCACCGCCGGGCGGAGATGATCCTCTGGCGCTGCCGGCACGACCACATCCCGGACAACTCCGAACAACTCCGACCGATCCGGCCCACTCGACAGCCTCCAGCAGAACGCCGCTTTGACGCGCTCAGGCCACGACGGCCGGCAGCGTGCCCGGGCACGGGAGGCGCAGCGGGACGGTGTCGGCGTGGTACTCGAAGTGCCACCACTCGTTGTCGTAGCGGCGGTGGAGGCGGTAGGCCGCGCCGTGGCGTTCGAGCCAGGCCGCGCCTTCGGTGGGCCGGACGTCGAGGGCGTAACCGGCGACGTGGCCGGACTCTTCGGGCGGGAGGACGCGCCGGCGCGCCTGTCCGACGGACCCCGTGCGGCGGACCTCCGCGGTGAACATCGCGTGCTGCTCGGCGGCGTCGCGGTGACCGGAGGTGAGACCGATGAGCTGGCCGTCGCGCCAGAAGGCTTCGGTCCGCGCCGCGGTGAAGGCTTCGCGAGCGGCGGGCGTGAGACCGGCGAGGTTCTCCGCCGGGTACCGCAGCGCCAGCGCCCACTGGCACGCGAGGTAATGGGCGCGGCGGGGCGAACACACGAACGCCACCGGCAGCAAGAGCACCGCGAGCAGGCGGGCGGCCGCCGCGTAGGCCGCGGCACGGGAGCGGAGCAGTTCGATCATGCCGACCACCGTCGCGGCCGGATGTCCGCCTCTCGCACACGCCGGGTCCCCGGACCCCGACAGTTGTGTAACAGCTCCGCACGGACGCCGGCTGTTACACAACCATGACGTCACGCGCACGGACCGGTGAGACGGCGCGCGGATCCTCGCCGGAGGTGTCCGCTGTGGACTGTCCGGGATCCGGACGGGCGGGCACGGGAGAGCGCTGCGATAGTGAGAACCATGCCCCGGGTGCTGTTGATCGAAGACGACCAGGCCGTGCGCGACGGCCTGCAGATCGCCCTGACCTACCAGGGCCACACCGTCGAAGCGGTGGAGAGCGGTGAAGAAGGACTCGCCCGGCTGAACTCGGCGGCCGCCGACGTCGTCGTGCTCGACCTGATGCTGCCCGGCATGGACGGGTTCGAGGTGTGCCGGCGCATCCGCGCCACCGGCGACCTGCCGATCATCATGCTCACCGCCCGCAACGACGACATCGACGTGGTCGCCGGCCTCGAAGCCGGCGCCGACGACTACGTGGTGAAACCCGCGCAGCCACGCGTGCTGGAGGCGCGGATCAAGGCAGTGCTGCGGCGCACCGGCGGCAAACCGCGGCAGGCCGGCTCGCCGAAACCGGGCCTCGAGCGCCACGGCGACCTCACCATCGACCGCGACGGCCTCGTGGTCGGCAAACGCGGCGTACCCGTCAGCCTCGCCCCCACGGAGCTGCGGCTGCTACTGGAGCTGTCCGCCTCTCCCGGCCGCGTGCTCAGCCGCCAGCAGCTGCTCGAATCGGTGTGGGACCAGGGTTACCTCGGCGATTCGCGGCTCGTCGACGCCTGCGTGCAGCGCCTGCGCGCGAAGATCGAGGACGACCCCGCGGCGCCGGTGTTCGTGCAGACCCTGCGCGGGTTCGGGTACCGCTTCGGGCCCCTGTGAAGGCGAGCCCGTGAAGCTGTGGCGGGCCTGGGGCCTGCGCACGCGCCTGCTGGCGGCGTTCGTGCTGCTGAGCGTGGTCACGACCATCGCCGTCGCCGGGATCGGCTACCGGTCGGCGCGCACCACGATCCTGCAGAAGGCGCAGGACAGCGCAGTGGTCGAGCTGGAGAACCGCATCCAGCAGGTCTACCCCCTGCGGGTCGGTGGTCTGACCAGCGGCGACCTGGGGACCCTCGCCGGTGAGATCTCGGGGCGCGCGGACTCCGCGGTCGTGATCAGCGGGAACGGCACGGGCGGCAACCCGGATGTGCAGACCTTGATCACGCCCGAGCTGAAGGAGATCGTCGACGGCGGCCGGGTGGGCTGGCAGCGCGTGGACGCCGGCGGGCAGACCGCGCTGCTGATCGGCACCCAGCTGCGGGTCACGACGACCGAGTCGCACCAGACCCGGCCGTCCGGGATCACGGTCTACGTGCTGCAGGGCCTCGCGGCCGAGTCCGCGAGCATCGCCGAGCTCGCGCGGAACGCGTGGCTGACCGGAGCCGGCGCGTTCGTGCTGGCCCTGCTGCTGGCACTCGCGGCCGCGCGCAGCGTGCTCGGCCCGGTGCGGGAGCTGCGCTCGGCCGCGCACCGGCTCGGCGAAGGTGATCTGGACACCCGGCTCACCGTCCGGGGCACCGA encodes:
- a CDS encoding S8 family serine peptidase, which encodes MRRSSRSVRALVIAATGGLALAGVTQLGSQAAVAAPVAQASSAPQSVIVVLKDQLPGAPATKAASGNRRAQATQQQESVLAKLTGTAPAKVKHFALGNAFSATVTPDQAAQLAADPAVGQVLPDSKVTLPDTNPAKSAESSAPQAGGGTAQNQDPNAICPSDPAKPLLEPEALTSIHAYSTDGSKAASDLADGSGVKVAFLADNMDPNYADFIRPDGSHVFTDFQDFSGDGPNTTESGAEAFGDASSIAAQGVVVHDLSKFVNEKHPLPAGCNIVVKGVSPGASLVGLNVFGSTATNSAVLQAIDYAVTVDHVDVINESLGLNQYPDASSRNLFQVFNDEAVAAGVTVTASSGDAGITSTIGSPATDPLVISAGATTDNRLYAQTTYAAFPFSNGKWTSDNISALSSSGITQDGRTIDLVAPGEGNWADCAPAYAECRDFKTVPQPTDLESFGGTSESAPLTAGVAALVIQAYRGTHHGASPTPAQVKQFITGTTRDLGLPADEQGSGLLDARAAVEAALTSPGTSGAPAGVSSNIALSADQLTLEGAPGSTQKATVNVTNVGNKPLTVTAGTRSFAPQGTQTQTTAFDSKTLPTFPYYNGTDWAYKKVTFSVPAGAQRLLARMAWQGSPKTVNGQSVTPVVRLTLLAPDGTFVANSRPQGGAATANYANVDVTRPAAGTWTAVLYSAAGATGYTGDIQLATSTQRTVPYGQVSPAVLTLKPGQTKPVKVSLATPASGGDADYSITFGSSDGHQTTVSAVLRSLIPTDNGKGSFSGTITGGNARAVSPAQTFSYEFDVPKGKKDLDVAVKLQDPGTVLDGVLVDPNGELADVNSNVFLNSPTTLLQGTGLQLTDANPLPGRWHLVLVVQNPVTGKQLEQPFTGTVGFDQVVVSAPALPNSAAKKLAAGQAVPVPVTVRNTGVEPIAIGVDARTNAQQTLQPQPIQGSTEVNLPEFNADAPVYSIPPDTSKFTVATSSSVPAQVELQGSAAGIDVLGDLQAAQAGSTVSVATIGEKQGYVTKGVWFADVQEIGPFGASGAPAGHASYTASMRTAGFDSAVTSSTGDPYDQSVDPNGTGGSPLIVSPGQTVTVTVTITPSGKGGASVAGHLNLVTVPTLPTGVTGLPQVGTGEVLATLPYSYKIG
- a CDS encoding DUF6069 family protein; the protein is MAQNPYDQDVRPGIDAARLWAGGVATAVVAALVAIVGLLIARGIFDVPVLAPKGEGVWVPASTTTYALIAAGAALAATGLMHLLSVATPAPSQFFGWIMVLVTLIAVVLPLTLTVDLSAKIATAAINLVIGLVIAIVVNSMAANARTLHRRKRASRHADPNAPTRQWHEPPPPPTQYYDR
- a CDS encoding HdeD family acid-resistance protein codes for the protein MPGYVVTPLGSAVLDPRQTWGWVLARGGFAVVFGIIALLWPGVTALALAFVFGIYALVDAVGAFMQAFRPGDGMHRAAYALFGVLGLAAGVVALVWPGVTILVLAIVVGAWAVVTGVAEIVAAIRLRKQITGEGFLVFAGVVSVIAGVLVLFHPIAGAYGIALLVGIYALVYGIMLVVLAFRLRRWGKREQANQPA
- a CDS encoding cytochrome P450; translated protein: MVPEIDLTDPAVHRDPFAVYNAAREQGPVAKLVGPGFGPLWVLTRHADARELLTDPRFALGPGSYQRLDVPAHCRPYLRTMQEMEGAEHQRLRRLLAPAFTARRAAEFRSRIEPIVERLLDNQPEDLLTGFAQPLPMEVICELVGVPEADRPRWHEYGQNVVGGSGAGFSAAVPGIIDGARGLTSPPASEFLELLAGTEGLAEAELVTLVWQLVLAGQTPANFIANAVAALLTHPDELAVLTAEPEVWPGAIDELMRWCGPQLLTIPRQATEDLDLHGIAIRAGEPVSAAIAAANRDPRVFADPERLDVRRAASGHLGFAHGPHFCLGAALARVESEVALRGLLRRFPSLRLGDVRRAPDPGTWRLAALPVSF
- a CDS encoding TetR/AcrR family transcriptional regulator, coding for MARLSRAEAQERNRAKVLGAARDEFTERGFRDAKIDVIAERAELTRGAVYSNFPGKRALYFAVLAEEAERVAAGPAGDPGLTPGEALGALARAWVARLPLATDPGSRLGVDLVPEILADELTHRPYAQLMRFEAIVLGLALERLAPAAGRLVRVAELALTTLHGASRLAAAAPGFGEPFNVVRSCESLPSLGLADTWPDVPPIVAQPRPVDEPWVPPAAFDSLHGRPAPLTGDGVIAVLGLHRLSAVEEAVRAAPPDATVTVAVVTGSAPELAPLTHLVLAEVRGHLRQSFPAPAWPRLQVVRDDAGALASAAGVSAVSDATETAVRVRTGRVVLRAEGFGACHAAAAG
- a CDS encoding YbaB/EbfC family nucleoid-associated protein, which codes for MTDRDSLVAALTALSVDATSPDGTVTATVNTDGVLTRLHLSDAVAGLSPAELAASVLATYAAAQRESAQRTAALLAPLGTAGYVMDRLRWRAGFSPVTAAPADAPPADAPPADDLPSPDGAYVRNRSSDAPPPPAPSTPPTDDDWYDRGVRSDSAW